A portion of the Clostridium gelidum genome contains these proteins:
- a CDS encoding recombinase family protein codes for MKVAIYSRKSKFTGKGESIENQVQMCKDYLFNQNRNKSFEFLIYEDEGFSGGNTNRPEFQRLMSDVALKKFDILICYRLDRISRNVADFSSTLETLQIYNVDFVSIREQFDTSSPMGRAMIYIASVFAQLERETIAERVRDNMLELAKSGRWLGGTPPLGYKSKTVSYFDENMTERSMVKLASDDEELKIVKLIFDKYLELKSLSNVEAYMLEHYYKTRNGLDFRKSSLRSILTNPVYAKSSEEIFDYLSSQGMMLCGTPDGIHGFLTYNKLKTIYFKNGNHGREFRDTSDWIVAIAKHKGIINSSDWLDVQKIYAGNSDKFTVSARSHNALLTGIIKCAKCGSPMRIMHGPVSKKTGTKLFYYVCTMKKDSKGTRCDNPNGKVEQIDPVVIDAIKDLYKNKEVFLNDLINRTKQKRKIVECDKQEGTLNILIKQKESQIDNLLNKLSLDPDLGDLIIPKVKELKMELSVLKGDLQKSNTAISHLDNEERNLSFIKLLLDKCSIIDTLSHDETKELIRGLTYSITWDGDIGDFNFYFVGSNHA; via the coding sequence ATGAAAGTGGCAATTTACAGTAGAAAATCAAAATTCACTGGAAAAGGTGAAAGTATAGAAAATCAAGTTCAAATGTGTAAAGATTACTTATTTAATCAAAATAGAAATAAATCCTTTGAGTTTCTAATATATGAGGATGAAGGTTTCTCTGGCGGAAATACTAATCGTCCTGAATTTCAAAGGCTAATGAGTGATGTTGCTTTAAAGAAATTTGATATATTAATATGCTATAGATTAGATCGTATATCTAGAAATGTAGCTGACTTCTCTTCTACTTTAGAAACTCTTCAAATATACAATGTTGATTTTGTAAGTATAAGAGAACAATTTGATACTAGTTCACCAATGGGTAGAGCCATGATTTATATAGCTTCAGTATTTGCTCAGCTAGAACGTGAAACAATTGCAGAACGTGTTAGAGATAATATGCTTGAGCTTGCAAAGTCAGGTCGATGGCTTGGAGGAACTCCCCCACTTGGATATAAATCTAAGACTGTTTCCTACTTTGATGAAAATATGACAGAACGCTCAATGGTTAAATTAGCAAGTGATGATGAAGAATTAAAAATAGTTAAACTTATATTTGATAAGTACCTCGAACTTAAATCCTTAAGTAATGTTGAAGCTTATATGCTTGAGCACTACTATAAAACAAGGAATGGATTAGATTTTAGAAAATCAAGCTTAAGATCAATTTTAACTAATCCTGTTTATGCAAAATCAAGTGAAGAAATATTTGATTATCTTTCATCACAAGGTATGATGCTATGTGGAACACCTGATGGAATTCATGGATTCTTAACCTACAATAAACTTAAAACAATCTATTTTAAAAATGGTAATCATGGTCGTGAATTTAGAGATACATCAGATTGGATAGTTGCAATTGCTAAACATAAAGGTATTATCAATTCTTCTGATTGGCTTGATGTGCAAAAAATATACGCAGGAAATAGTGATAAATTCACAGTATCAGCAAGAAGTCATAATGCTCTATTAACTGGTATAATTAAATGTGCTAAATGTGGATCTCCTATGAGAATAATGCATGGTCCAGTTAGTAAAAAAACAGGAACCAAACTATTTTACTACGTATGTACAATGAAAAAAGACTCCAAAGGAACAAGATGTGATAATCCAAACGGAAAAGTAGAACAAATAGATCCGGTTGTTATTGATGCAATAAAAGACCTTTATAAAAACAAAGAAGTTTTCCTAAATGATCTTATAAATAGAACTAAGCAAAAAAGAAAAATAGTTGAATGTGATAAACAAGAAGGAACTCTTAATATATTAATTAAGCAAAAAGAATCTCAAATAGATAACCTTCTTAATAAACTGTCACTAGACCCAGATCTTGGAGATTTAATAATACCTAAAGTTAAAGAATTAAAAATGGAACTATCCGTACTTAAAGGTGACTTACAAAAATCAAACACTGCAATTAGTCACTTAGATAACGAAGAACGAAATCTCTCTTTCATAAAACTATTGTT